One window of the Cryptomeria japonica chromosome 7, Sugi_1.0, whole genome shotgun sequence genome contains the following:
- the LOC131033972 gene encoding cysteine-rich receptor-like protein kinase 10, which translates to MRFQSYFPILLLIFVMKISSVISYTWPSCNNDSIYANGSPYSSNLNQVMNDLLRNIPQSSGFNTSSFGQTPNKVYGLLQCIGNVSIKKCSDCARNSNNSFEEVCPNSIGGMILKDDCFLRYDNYSFFSQLDNVPEYDWFKDDISANIDDFKATTSSLLYNLSNSAYNPANKGFAMGSANYSKSNSVYGFVQCWRSLSIKDCKECLFRTRNLLEDCCSGKEGAQAMSKSCMVKFDISQFFDITQSSPLPTPPFPEPSPPITEGPIQPKKKSLKILPIIFGAVGGLILVLITCLIAMRKRLRSAIFVRPDTQITHVKGRYGYFPQSGFLIHDQQHFLNSLEEMAEATQNFHENNKLGEGGFGPVYKGTTRDGKEIAVKKLSCRSSQGNTEFMNEVKLMANLDNRNLVKLLGCCIEGDERLLVYEYFPNKSLDTFIFDIEKCKQLDWEKRFNIIFGIARGLLYLHEDSHLRIIHRDIKASNIMLDDRLKPKIADFGLARLFPGEKTLTQTQLVAGTYGYMAPEYVMGGQLSVKTDVYSFGVLLLEIVSGRKITHCNLSHQTENLFDWAWRLYRGGDVLQMVESTIVESCQPEQLLRCIQVGLLCVQADATVRPDIWKVTVMISGDAVTLPSPIRPLIVNVSESQVLEGYTNTVASINQTSVTNIGPR; encoded by the exons ATGAGGTTCCAGTCTTATTTTCCTATTCTTCTCCTAATCTTTgtaatgaaaatttcatctgtGATATCTTATACTTGGCCTTCCTGCAATAATGACTCAATTTACGCCAACGGCAGTCCATATTCTAGTAATCTGAATCAAGTCATGAATGATCTGCTCAGAAATATACCTCAAAGTTCAGGGTTTAATACCTCTTCCTTTGGTCAAACGCCCAACAAGGTCTATGGCCTTTTGCAGTGTATTGGTAACGTATCAATAAAAAAGTGCTCAGACTGTGCACGAAACTCAAATAATTCTTTTGAGGAAGTTTGCCCCAACTCCATAGGGGGCATGATATTGAAGGATGACTGTTTTCTGCGCTATGACAACTATAGTTTCTTTTCACAACTAGATAACGTCCCAGAATATGATTGGTTCAAAGATGACATTTCAGCCAATATTGATGATTTCAAGGCTACAACCTCTAGTCTTCTCTATAATCTGTCTAATTCAGCTTACAACCCTGCAAATAAGGGATTCGCTATGGGATCAGCCAACTATTCCAAATCCAATAGTGTATACGGGTTCGTTCAATGTTGGAGAAGTTTATCCATTAAGGATTGCAAAGAATGCTTGTTTCGGACAAGGAATCTTCTGGAGGATTGTTGTTCTGGGAAAGAAGGAGCCCAGGCTATGTCAAAAAGCTGTATGGTCAAATTTGACATATCCCAGTTTTTCGACATTACACAGTCATCACCGCTTCCAACACCTCCTTTCCCAGAACCTTCTCCGCCGATTACAGAAGGCCCGATCCAGCCAAAGA AGAAATCCTTGAAAATATTACCCATAATTTTTGGAGCTGTGGGAGGCCTGATTCTGGTGTTGATTACTTGTCTAATTGCAATGAGAAAAAGACTGAGATCTGCCATATTTGTTAGGCCAGATACTCAAATCACCCACGTCAAAG GAAGGTATGGATATTTCCCCCAATCGGGTTTTCTCATACATGACCAGCAGCATTTTCTCAACAGCTTAGAGGAAATGGCAGAAGCCACACAAAATTTTCATGAAAATAACAAACTTGGAGAGGGAGGCTTTGGACCAGTATACAAG GGAACGACTAGAGATGGAAAGGAAATAGCAGTTAAAAAGCTGTCTTGCAGATCTAGCCAAGGCAATACAGAGTTTATGAACGAAGTGAAGCTGATGGCCAACCTTGACAACCGAAACCTTGTGAAGCTATTGGGATGTTGTATTGAGGGAGATGAAAGATTGCTGGTTTATGAATATTTTCCTAACAAGAGTTTGGACACCTTTATCTTTG ATATAGAAAAGTGCAAACAGTTAGATTGGGAAAAGCGTTTTAACATTATCTTTGGAATTGCCCGAGGTCTTCTCTACCTTCATGAAGATTCACATCTGAGAATCATTCACAGAGATATTAAAGCCAGTAACATTATGCTCGATGATAGACTCAAACCTAAAATAGCAGACTTTGGTTTAGCGAGACTTTTCCCTGGAGAAAAGACGCTAACACAAACACAATTAGTTGCAGGAACATA CGGTTACATGGCCCCAGAGTATGTAATGGGTGGACAGCTTTCAGTTAAGACTGATGTTTATAGTTTTGGGGTGCTATTGCTTGAGATTGTAAGCGGAAGGAAAATCACACATTGCAATCTTTCCCATCAAACCGAGAATCTGTTCGATTGG GCATGGAGACTATATAGAGGAGGAGATGTTTTGCAGATGGTTGAATCAACAATAGTAGAAAGTTGCCAGCCGGAGCAGTTGCTACGATGCATTCAAGTTGGTCTTCTGTGCGTTCAAGCTGATGCGACTGTTCGTCCAGATATATGGAAGGTAACTGTGATGATCTCTGGCGATGCAGTGACGTTGCCCAGTCCAATAAGGCCTTTGATTGTGAATGTTTCAGAATCGCAAGTATTAGAAGGGTACACCAATACGGTTGCATCTATAAACCAAACCTCTGTTACCAACATAGGACCGAGATAA
- the LOC131855906 gene encoding cysteine-rich receptor-like protein kinase 10: MRFRPYFRILLLFFVMKISSVISYTWPFCNNDSTYTDGSPYSANLNQVMTGLFRNIPKSSGFDTSSSGQTPNKVYGLLQCIGTVSVKKCLECAQKSNNSFKEVCPNYRAGLILKDDCFLRYDNYSFFSQVDLNPYYSWERPDISANMDDFKATTFSLLYNLSNLAYNPAYKGLAMGSANYSTSGSVYGLVQCWRSLSIKDCKECLFQARNVLEDCCSGKGGAQTMSKSCMVRFDISKFFDTTQSAPVPTNSTPPKGEIQFEKKYSKALTITIGVAGGLILALFICLIAMIKRHGPGNFVRLETQLTHNKERRACIPESGFLIDDQQHFIISLKTLAEATQNFHEHNKLGERSFGPVYKGTTIDGKEIAVKKLSRRCSQGNTKFINEVKVMANLDNRNLVKLLGCCAEGDERLLVYKYFPSRTLDTLLFHPEKRKQLDWQKRYNIIFGIARGLLYLHEDSHLTIIHGDIKASNILLDEELKPKIVDFGLARLFPGDKTRTQRDGYMAPEYATHGQLSVKADVYSFGVLMLEIVSGRKIKDCNLPHETENLLDWAWRLHRGGDVLPMVESTIVESFLKEQVQRCIHVGLLCVQSDATVRPDMWKVNVMISTSSVPLPNPARP; the protein is encoded by the exons ATGAGGTTCAGACCTTACTTTCGTATTCTTCTTTTGTTCTTTgtaatgaaaatttcatctgtCATATCTTACACTTGGCCATTCTGCAATAATGACTCAACTTACACCGACGGTAGTCCATATTCTGCTAATCTGAATCAAGTCATGACTGGTCTGTTCAGAAATATACCTAAAAGTTCAGGGTTTGATACCTCTTCCTCTGGTCAAACGCCCAACAAGGTCTATGGCCTTCTGCAGTGTATTGGGACCGTATCAGTGAAGAAATGCTTAGAATGTGCACAAAAATCAAATAATTCTTTTAAGGAAGTTTGCCCCAACTACAGAGCGGGCCTGATATTGAAGGATGACTGTTTTCTTCGATATGACAACTACAGTTTCTTTTCACAAGTAGATCTTAATCCATATTATTCTTGGGAGCGCCCTGACATCTCAGCCAATATGGATGATTTCAAAGCCACAACCTTTAGTCTTCTCTATAATCTGTCTAATTTAGCTTACAACCCTGCATATAAGGGATTAGCTATGGGATCAGCCAACTATTCTACATCCGGCAGTGTATACGGGCTCGTCCAATGTTGGAGAAGTTTATCCATAAAGGATTGCAAGGAATGCTTGTTTCAAGCAAGGAATGTTCTGGAGGATTGTTGTTCTGGGAAAGGAGGAGCTCAGACTATGTCAAAAAGCTGTATGGTCAGATTTGACATATCCAAATTTTTCGACACTACGCAGTCAGCACCGGTTCCAACAAATTCCACACCTCCAAAAGGCGAGATCCAATTCGAAA AGAAGTACTCAAAAGCATTAACCATAACTATAGGAGTTGCGGGAGGTCTGATTCTGGCGTTGTTTATTTGTCTAATTGCAATGATAAAAAGACACGGACCTGGCAATTTTGTTAGGCTAGAAACTCAACTTACCCACAACAAAG AAAGGCGTGCATGTATTCCCGAATCGGGGTTTCTGATAGATGACCAGCAACATTTTATCATCAGCTTAAAGACATTGGCAGAAGCCACACAAAATTTTCATGAACACAACAAACTTGGAGAGCGAAGCTTTGGACCAGTATACAAG GGAACGACTATAGACGGAAAGGAAATAGCAGTTAAAAAGTTATCTAGAAGATGCAGCCAAGGTAATACAAAATTTATAAACGAAGTGAAGGTGATGGCCAATCTTGACAACCGAAACCTTGTGAAGCTGTTGGGATGTTGTGCTGAGGGAGATGAAAGATTGCTCGTTTACAAATATTTTCCCAGCCGGACTTTGGACACTTTACTCTTTC ATCCAGAAAAGCGTAAACAGTTAGATTGGCAAAAGCGTTATAACATTATCTTTGGAATTGCCCGAGGCCTTCTCTACCTTCATGAAGATTCACATCTGACAATAATTCATGGAGATATTAAAGCAAGTAACATATTGCTCGACGAAGAACTCAAACCTAAAATAGTGGACTTTGGTTTAGCCAGACTTTTCCCTGGAGACAAGACAAGAACCCAAAGAGA CGGTTACATGGCTCCAGAGTATGCAACGCATGGACAGCTGTCAGTTAAAGCCGATGTTTATAGCTTTGGCGTGCTAATGCTTGAGATTGTAAGCGGAAGGAAAATCAAAGATTGTAATCTTCCCCATGAAACAGAGAATCTGTTGGACTGG GCATGGAGACTACACAGAGGAGGAGATGTTTTACCAATGGTTGAGTCAACAATTGTAGAAAGTTTCCTAAAGGAACAGGTACAGCGATGCATTCATGTTGGTCTTCTGTGCGTACAATCTGATGCGACTGTTCGTCCAGATATGTGGAAGGTGAATGTGATGATATCTACCAGTTCAGTGCCATTGCCCAATCCAGCAAGGCCTTAG